Within Pseudomonas alloputida, the genomic segment CGCCATCGCGGCCGAAGCCCGTAAAGAGTCCCGCGGCGCTCACGCCCGTGAAGACTTCGAAGACCGTGACGACGAAAACTGGCTGTGCCACACCCTGTACTACCCGGGTGAGAAGCGCGTTGCCAAGCGCGGCGTCAACTTTGCGCCGAAGACTGTTCCAGCCTTCGAACCAAAAGTCCGGACTTACTAAGGGTGGCTGCTATGTTGAAAGTCGAAGTTTATCGTTACAACCCGGACACCGACTCGGCGCCAAAAATGGAGTCGTTCGACGTCGATACCGGCGGCAAGGACCTGATGGTGCTGGATGTATTGGCACTGATCAAGGAAAAGGACGAGGGTTTCTCGTACCGTCGCTCCTGCCGTGAAGGCGTTTGCGGTTCCGATGGCATGAACATGAACGGCAAGAACGGCCTGGCCTGCATCACCCCGCTGTCGGCGGTGGTGAAGGGCGGCAAGCTGGTTCTGCGTCCTCTGCCAGGCCTGCCGGTCATTCGTGACCTGGTGGTCGATATGAGCATCTTCTACAAGCAGTACGAGAAGGTGAAGCCGTTCCTGCAGAACGACACCCCGGCCCCGGCCATCGAGCGCCTGCAGTCGCCGGAAGACCGTGACAAGCTGGACGGCCTGTACGAGTGCATCCTGTGCGCTTGCTGCTCGACTTCCTGCCCGTCGTTCTGGTGGAACCCGGACAAGTTCCTGGGCCCGGCAGCATTGCTGCAAGCCTACCGCTTCCTTGCCGACAGCCGCGATACCAAGACTCAGGAGCGCCTGGCGTCCCTGGATGACCCGTTCAGCGTATTCCGCTGCCGCGGGATCATGAACTGCGTAAACGTTTGCCCGAAAGGTCTGAACCCGACCAAGGCAATCGGTCACGTACGTAACATGCTGCTGCAAAGCGGCACCTGATACAAAGCGTTGTACCTGCAGTAAGCCGAGGTGCGGGTGGTGAGCCCGCACTGAGGTAAAACCCGAACAAGGGCCCACAAAGCCCGCGTTCATTACCTATGAAGATATGAGACCAGCAGGGGCTTTCCGGGCTGGTACCCGGAAAATCAGCAGGATCCAAGTGGCGTGGTTCAGTCGCTGTTTTCGGACTTTTCCAGGTTTGCTGTGGCTCTCGCCGATCAGTCCCCTAATCGAGGGTGACCAAGCATGCAAGAAAGCGTGATGCAGCGCATGTGGGATAGCGCCCACCTTTCAGGTGGTAACGCTGCATATGTGGAAGAGCTCTACGAGCTCTACCTGCACGACCCTAACGCTGTGCCAGAAGAGTGGCGCACTTACTTCCAGAAGTTGCCAGCCGACGGCAGCACCGCTACTGATGTATCGCACTCGACAATCCGCGACCATTTCGTACTGCTGGCAAAGAACCAGCGCCGCGCCCAACCGGTTTCCGCCGGGAGCGTGAGCAGTGAACACGAGAAGAAGCAGGTTGAAGTTCTGCGACTGATCCAGGCCTATCGTATGCGCGGCCATCAGGCTGCCAAGCTCGACCCGTTGGGGTTGTGGCAGCGCCCTGCGCCCGTAGACCTGTCGATCAATCACTACGGCTTGACCAATGCCGATCTTGATACGACCTTCCGTGCCGGCGACCTGTTCATCGGCAAAGAGGAGGCGAGCCTACGCGACATCTTCGATGCACTCCAGAAGACATATTGTCGCACCATTGGCGCCGAATTCACCCACATCGTCGATTCCGAGCAGCGCAGCTGGTTCCAGCAGCGCCTGGAAAGCGTGCGCGGCCGTCCGGAGTATTCCGCTGACGTGCAGGCCCACCTGCTCGAGCGCGTAACCGCCGGTGAGGGCCTGGAAAAGTACCTGGGCACCAAGTACCCGGGCACCAAGCGATTCGGCCTTGAAGGCGGCGAGAGCCTGATTCCGATGCTGGATGAAATGATCCAGCGTTCCGGCTCTTACGGCGCCAAGGAGGTCGTGATCGGCATGGCCCACCGTGGCCGCCTGAACGTGCTGGTGAACACCTTCGGCAAGAACCCGCGCGAGCTGTTCGACGAGTTCGAAGGCAAGAAGATGAACGAGCTGGGCTCCGGTGACGTGAAGTATCACCAGGGCTTCTCCTCGAACGTGATGACCCCGGGTGGCGAAGTGCACCTGGCCATGGCGTTCAACCCGTCCCACCTGGAAATCGTTTCGCCGGTGGTCGAGGGTTCGGTGCGCGCCCGTCAGGACCGCCGCAACGACACCGTTGGCGACAAGGTGGTGCCGATCTCGATCCACGGCGACGCTGCGTTCGCTGGCCAGGGCGTGGTCATGGAAACCTTCCAGATGTCGCAGACCCGCGGTTTCAAGACCGGCGGTACCGTGCACATCGTGATCAACAACCAGGTTGGTTTCACCATCAGCAACCCGCTGGATGCGCGCTCCACCGAGTACGCGACCGACGTTGCCAAGATGATCCAGGCACCGATCCTGCACGT encodes:
- a CDS encoding succinate dehydrogenase iron-sulfur subunit; its protein translation is MLKVEVYRYNPDTDSAPKMESFDVDTGGKDLMVLDVLALIKEKDEGFSYRRSCREGVCGSDGMNMNGKNGLACITPLSAVVKGGKLVLRPLPGLPVIRDLVVDMSIFYKQYEKVKPFLQNDTPAPAIERLQSPEDRDKLDGLYECILCACCSTSCPSFWWNPDKFLGPAALLQAYRFLADSRDTKTQERLASLDDPFSVFRCRGIMNCVNVCPKGLNPTKAIGHVRNMLLQSGT